The Formosa sp. Hel1_33_131 genome window below encodes:
- the hemA gene encoding glutamyl-tRNA reductase, with translation MEQFNKSASTYFYVIGLSYKKADAKMRGEFSLDQNAKTNLMLQAKASGIESLVATSTCNRTEIYGFARHPFELIKLLCDNTQGTVEDFQSVAYVYKNSDAIQHMFKVGAGLDSQILGDFEIISQLKLSAKISKKHQLLNAYLERLINAVIQASKRIKTETELSSGATSVSFASVHYIKKTVEEISTKNILLFGTGKIGRNTCENLIKHTKNEHITLINRTRDRADKVAGKFKLLVKDYSQLQEEIGNTDILIVATGAQNPTIDKHLIQNKKPLLILDLSIPKNVNENVKELPMVTLVHLDHLSQMTDETLEKRKQYIPVAEGIISDIKTEFEAWVDNRKFAPTIKALKEKLQVFATAEVDTQRKKINEFNEAQAELISANLVQKITNHFAHHLKDETISKNESLELIKKVFQLDSKKHV, from the coding sequence ATGGAGCAATTCAACAAATCTGCAAGTACCTATTTCTATGTGATTGGCCTCAGCTACAAAAAAGCAGATGCGAAAATGCGTGGGGAATTTAGTTTGGACCAAAACGCCAAAACAAACTTAATGCTGCAAGCCAAAGCGAGCGGTATTGAAAGTTTGGTCGCAACCTCAACCTGTAACCGTACGGAAATTTACGGTTTTGCCAGACATCCATTTGAACTTATTAAATTGCTTTGTGACAATACGCAAGGCACTGTTGAAGATTTTCAAAGTGTGGCTTATGTTTATAAAAACAGCGACGCCATTCAACACATGTTTAAGGTTGGTGCTGGGTTAGACAGTCAGATTTTGGGTGATTTTGAAATTATTAGCCAACTGAAACTCAGTGCTAAGATTTCTAAAAAACACCAATTGCTCAATGCTTATTTAGAACGGTTGATCAATGCAGTAATTCAAGCGAGCAAACGCATCAAAACAGAAACGGAATTATCTTCAGGAGCAACCTCCGTCTCTTTTGCCTCTGTACACTATATCAAAAAAACAGTAGAAGAAATTTCTACCAAAAATATTTTACTTTTTGGAACTGGAAAAATAGGACGAAACACTTGTGAGAACCTCATCAAACATACCAAAAACGAACACATTACGCTTATAAATCGCACACGCGACAGAGCAGATAAAGTGGCTGGAAAATTTAAACTTCTAGTCAAAGACTACAGTCAGTTGCAAGAAGAAATTGGAAACACCGATATTTTAATTGTAGCGACTGGAGCGCAAAACCCAACAATCGATAAGCACCTTATTCAAAATAAAAAACCATTACTCATTCTCGATTTATCCATCCCTAAAAATGTGAATGAAAATGTAAAGGAATTACCAATGGTGACCTTGGTGCATTTGGATCATTTATCGCAAATGACGGATGAAACATTAGAAAAAAGAAAGCAATATATTCCCGTAGCTGAAGGTATTATTAGCGATATAAAAACGGAGTTTGAAGCATGGGTGGACAACCGAAAGTTTGCACCCACCATCAAAGCACTCAAAGAGAAATTACAAGTATTTGCCACGGCTGAAGTGGATACCCAACGAAAAAAAATAAATGAATTTAATGAAGCACAAGCGGAATTAATCAGTGCCAACCTAGTTCAAAAAATAACCAACCACTTTGCACACCATCTGAAGGACGAAACGATCTCAAAAAATGAAAGTCTCGAACTCATCAAAAAGGTGTTTCAATTAGATTCTAAAAAACATGTCTAA